Part of the Archangium lipolyticum genome, GCTGGCGCCCGAGCGGGCGAAGGCTCGCGCCGTGGCGAGGCCGATTCCAGAGGTGCCTCCGATGACGAGTGCGACGCGTCCGGTGAAGTCATAGCGAATCATCGTGATTTCCTTTCAGAGCCCAGTCCGTTGCGGATGAAGTGGATGGCCTGGCGAGCGAGGGCCCGCCGGCGTTTGAGGTTCAATCGTTTACGCAAGGAGTCCGAAGCGAGGACCTCGTGGAGCTCCGCGCCGAGCTCCAGGAGGATGACATCCGTCAGGCCGGGGCCGATGACGGTGGCGACGAAGCGGGTGGCGATGTCGAGGTCCGGCGCTTCGAGCGCACCGCGGCGGGTGCCCTCCTCCAGGACGGCGCGGAGTTCCACGATGCCGGCCTCGCAGATGGCCTTGTAGAGGCCGCGGACCTCCACCACCGCGGTCGGAGCGGCGGCGGCCGCGGAGAGCCGGGCCAGGCGCGGGTGCTCCACGAGGAACGCCATGCCGCGCTCGATGAACGTCTCGAGGCGGGCCCAGAAGTCGCTCTCCGGGGGCACCGCGCCGATGAACTCACGCTTGCGGCGCGGGGCTTCCTCGGTGAGGAGCCAGCGGTACAGGTCGAGCTTGTCCTCGAAGTACTGGTAGACGCTCCCCTTGGGAATGCTCGCGCGGAGCGCGATCTGCGAGAGCGAGGCCTCGGTGTAGCTCCGGTCGGAGAACTCGATGATGGCCTCGTTCACGAGGCGGTCCCTGCGCTCGTCGGGCAGTCGGAAGAAGGTACTCGTGGGCATGTGACCGACCAGTCATATGACCGATCGGTCGCACAGGCAACAGGTGATTCCGACCGAGGGCCCACGTGCCCCCCAAAAAGAATCGGGAAGGAGCTGCCCCCCAGCAGCTCCTTCCCGACGTGTTTCCCCCGTACTACCCCCGAAGACTGCCCTACCCCCTACTGCCCCCTGTACCGCTCAACCCCGACCGACCCGCCGCCCCCACCCCTCACGCCCGTCCTACCCCGTCACCTTCACGAGCAGGGCATGGAGCATCTCGCGTGCCAGCAGCGCCCCATCGGAAGAGCTCGTCATTTCAAGGGCTTATCGGGCCAGGGTGGGCCGCCTCGGGCTGGAGGACGGTAAAACGTACCTCCCCCGGGCCTACATCCCCGGAGAGAGCTCGGCGAGCGGCGGGAAACCCCAACGCGCGCGCTCGGCGTCGGTCACCGCCGGGTCCACCGGGTAGAGACGCATCTGCTTCGTGGCGGGGTCGGGCCTGTACTGGGTGCCGAAGCGCTGCGGCTTGCCGGCCCTCATCAACCACCGGTCCCACGCGGCGGCGGTGAGCCAGAGGGCGTGCGGGTGGCCCCGGCGGGCGGCCTCGGCGGCCAGCTCGCGCGCCCGGGCGTAGTCCTCGAGCGCGTTCCCATGCTGGAAGACGAGCGCCGCGGCGAAGAAGTCCGCCCCCGTCTTCGCGGCGCCCGCGTCGAGCAGCTCGCCCACGCGCTGGCGGCGCTGGCGGTCGCGCTCGGCGATCTGCTTGAACTGTTCGGGATTGGAGAGGCTCGCTCCCCGGCGATCCGCCTGGTCCTCGTCCATCAGCCGCTTCATCTCGGGGTTCGCGTCCTCCTGGGCGGACGCGGGGAGCGTGGCGATCCGGTCCACCAACGCGGTGAAGGCCGGCAGCTCACGCAGGGAGGAGAGGTCCTCGTCCTGCTTCATCCACTCCGTGTCGCGGAAGCCGCCCTCCACGGAGCGCGTCAACCAGGTCATCGCCTCGTCCTTCTGCCCCTGCAGGGCCGCGGCGCATGCGGCGGAGTAGGCGGTGCCGTCCTCGCGGTTCCCCGCCTCCCACGCCTGCCGGTAGAGCGGGAGCGCCTCGGCGGGCTTGTGCTGCTTCATCAGCGCATCGGCGCGGTGGACCTGGAGCCAGCCCGGCGGAGGCGTGCTGGGGGGCTCCAGGTCCGGAAGCGTGGCGGCGGCGGAAGACTCCGTGCCAGCGGGGGTGGAAGAGGGCGCGGGTGAGTGCGCGCAGGCAACAGCCAACAGGAGGAGACAGGGAGCGAATGAGCGCATGGCGCGAACCATACCGGTGCTGGGGGGCGCGTCCATCAAGGGAGGTGCTTCTTCAGCCTCAGCAGGCCATAGGCCGAGACGCTCGAGGCGTCCTTGATGCGGCCGTCGAGGATGAGTGCCTCGAACTCCTCGACGCTGACACGGGTGACCACCAGGTCACCCTCCTCGGGGGACGGACTCCGCGGCCCCTGGGACAGCTCCTCCGCCAGGAAGACGTGCATGCCCTGCGTGGAGTAGCCAGGGGCGTTGAAGAGGTGGCCGAGGTACGTCATGCGCCCGGCCACCAGCCCCGTCTCCTCCTGGAGCTCCCCCACGGCGACGGTCTCGGGCGCCGCGTCCTGCTGGTCCTCCCAGGTGCCCTGGGGGAACTCCAGGTAGCGCCCCTTCACGGGGTAGCGGTACTGCTCCACCAGGTGGAACGCCCCCTTCTCGTAGGGGATGATGAGCGAGAAGTCCGGCTTGTGGACGACGCCATAGATGCCACTCGAGCCATCCTGCCTGCGAATGGCGTCCTCGCGCACCGTCATCCACCGGTTCCGGTAGACCTCCCTCGAAGAAATCGTCTCGATGGTCATGGTCACCCCAGCAGCGCGAGCAGCCCCGCGAGCCCCAAGAAGAGGAAGTAGAGCGACTCGCCGGCGATGAGCCCTCCGCCCACCAGCGACGTGGAGCTCATGTCCTCGGGCAGCACCTCGCCCTCGCCGGGTGAGCCCGCCACGCGCGGTGCCGGCCTGCTCCTGAGCGTGTTCCACAGCGAGGAGATGATGCCGCCGACGGAGAACCACACCACCACCGGCAGGTTCACGAAGCCGCCGAGGGACGTGGCATAGGGGCTCGACAACAGCACCGCGTCCATCGTCCACCCCACCGCGTAGCCCGCCCGCGAGCCCTTCACGAAGCGCTGATAACCCTCATGGCGCTTGAGCAGCTTGCGCGCCACCTCGATGGTGAAGCCAATCCCCAAGCCCAGCAGCAGCGCCTTCACCGTGTAATCCGACAGCGAGCCCAGGCCGCGGATGGCTCCCACGAGCTTGTACGTCATCGCCGAGCCCCACTGGCCCACCTCGGCGTTCGGGCTGTCCAGCTGGTTGATGGCCAGCACCGGATAGGCGCTCATGAAGACGCGCGCCAGCCCCACGCACAGCACCGCGCCCATCACGATTCCCACCACCTGATAGCGGAACTGGATGACGCGGTCCGTTCCCAGGCGCCAGCCCGTGGAGCGGTCCTGCTGCATGTCGCTGCCCACCGAGGTGGAGATGAGCAGGATGCTCGCGGCCATCATCCCCACCACCGGGTTCCTCAGCCCCAGGAGCGACATCAGCAGCACCGAGATGACGAAGGCGCTCGAGATGGGGTTCTGGTCGCTGATGCCGTAGGCGATGCCGTTGATGAGCACGAACAGCAGCGACAACGCCAGACCGAAGGCGACGAAGCCCAGGGGCTGCTCCAGCAGCTGCGTGGCCACCAGCACCACCGCCACGCCCCAGAAGCCCACCCAGGCCACCAACCTCGGCATGTTCACCTGCTTCCAGGCCGGCACCTCGCCCTCCTGGAGCCGGGCCCGGTTGCGCACCCGCTCCACCGCCTGCACCGCCAGCAGCGACAGGTCCACCACCGCCGCGCCGCAGATCATCGCCAGGGCGATGAGGAAGCCAATCTTGCGGAACGGATCCTCCGCTCCCAGCCAGCCGATCTCCCGCAGGTAGGGCACGAAGGCCATACCGATGAGCCCACCGATGAGGGCCGGCACGGTGATGCGGCTGCCCACCACCATGCCCGCGCCCACCGTGGAGGCGCTCATGCCCGCGGCCCCCAGGGCGGCCACGTGCTCGGTGAGCCACGCCACCAGCGCGCCCAGGCCGGTGCCACCGCCCAGCTTGGCGATGGAGGCCTTCAGCAGGCGCTTGTCGGTGAGCGCCCGGAGGATGTTGGCCACCGCGTAGCCCGAGGGGTAGTCGAGCTGCAGCCGGTCCACGAGCAGCGGCGTGTAGAGCATGCCCACGCCCACGCCGAACATGCCCACGCAGCCCACGAAGACCATCAGGTGCCACGCGGGCGGCTGCGGCATGCCCAGCCACACCATGGCCTGGACGAGCACGGACATGGCGCACATCGAGGCCACCGAGGCGGCCATCGTCTGCATGTAGTTGGCGCCGTGCTTGCCATCCGGGCCGTAGCCGTAGGTGACGGCGCTGCCGAGGATGCCGGCCAGCACCTGCCCACCCACGAAGATGCCCAGGCTGAAGTTCATGTACGAGGCGGCGATGCCCCCCAGCGGCCCGAGGATGAAGATGGCCACCGCGCTCAGCAACAGGTGGAACTTCCACGAGCCCGGCTCGGGCAACCAGCCGAAGCGCGGAGCACCGCCCTCCGGGCTGGAGCTGGCTGAGGACGCGGCGGCGGAAGACGACGGGCTCGATGGGGCGGACTGGGCCATGGACGCGGAGGGTATCGGCCCCTCCGCGTCACCTCAACTACGGCTGGCAGATCCCCGGACACGTCGCGCTGCTGCCCGGATTGCACGTATCCGTGGTGTCATCGACACACCGGAGGTTCTGACCCGCACAGGCTCCGAAGGCGAATCCGCCACAGCATTGGACGTAACCCGCCGGTATCTCGCAGGACGAGGCGAACTGCTGGCAGTCGGTGCCCGCCGCCGGCCGCGCGTACACGGTCTTCGCGTCACAGTTCTGGCCCGCGTCGGGCGGGTCGTTGTCATTCGGAGTGTTGGGGGAACCACACGCGAGCAATCCGCAGCTCGCGAACATCGAACACAGACGCAGGATGGATTTCATGGCTCGTCTCAGATGCGGGTGAACGACCAGCTCACCGCGCGGCCGTTGGCGTAGGGCATGACGCCGTGGAACGCCCGGGGGTCATCATCGAACACCAGCGGCAGGAAGTGGCGGTCTCCGTCCCAGAGCGGAAGGGACATGATGTCCTTCACCGGAACCCAGGAGAGGGTGCCCTCCACGTTGCGCTCGAACGGGGTGCCCTCGAAGCGGTCGATGAGGAAGATGAAGCCGAGCCAGTCCTCGCCCTTGGGGCCGAAGCCCGGCCAGTTGATGGTGCCGCGCAGCCGCAGCTCCGTGCATTCGATGCCCGCCTCCTCGCGAATCTCCCGGCGCATGCAGGAGACCACGTCCTCGCCCGGCTCCATCTTCCCGCCGAGTCCGTTGTACTTGCCGAGGTGCGCGTCGTTCTCGCGCGCGTTGCGGTGGATGAGCAGCACCTTCGTCCCGTCCGGGGACATCACGTAGCCGAGGGTGCCGAGAATGGGCGTGTAGGGCATGGACAGGGCTCTTATCGCTCGGGTCCGGGCTCGCAAGAAGTCAGAAGGTAGGCGCCGGACATCCTACCCACGTGCGGGTGGATGACTGGCACTCCCCCTGCACGAACCCCGCGACATGTCTCCGCGAAGCCACGGTCTTTCCTCTCGTCTCCTGAGAGGAGGCCTCGCCGCCCTGCTCCTCGCCCCGCTCTTGCTGCTCGGGAGCGTGGAGGCCGCGTACCACTACGGGCTGTCCCGTGTGGGCGAACGGCCACGCCCCCCTCCGCCCCGGGTGGACTTCGCCCACCAGGTGCTCTGGCTCATCGAGGAGGATGGCCGGCCTCTCCAGCTCGAACCCCTCTGGCCCTGGACGCTCGTGAACGGCCTGGCACGGGGACAGCGCTCCGCCGGAGAGGACCTCGCCTGGCTGACGGCACGGCGGTGGTTGGCGTCCCAACCCAGGCGCGAGGGCGAGCGGCACCTGCACCGGAGCTTCCAGGCGCTCGCGCTCACCGTCTGGATTTCACGCCACTGGACCGCCGAGGAGCTGCTGACCGCCTACGCCGAAGGCGCCTCGTTCGGACGAGACAGCATCGGTCTCGATGCCGCCGCGCGAAGGTACTTCGGCCGGGAGCCTGAGCGGCTCGCGCTCCACGAGGTCGCCCTGCTCGCGGGGCTGCCCCAGTCGCCAGGCCGATATGACCCGCTCCGCCGGCCCGAGGCCGCGCTCCGACGAAGGGACTTCGTGCTCGCGCGCCTTCGGTCCACGGGGCTCATCTCCGAGGCCCAGCGCGAGGAGGCGAGCCAACAGCCACTGCCGCTCCCGGCCACGGGGCCCACCCATTGACATCCTCTCTTCCGCGCGACGTCGGACTGGGCGGTGACCCGGCGCCCCACCCGCCTCAATCGGCGTTGATGCGAAGGTTCTGGGGGTCCAGCAATGTGATGACCCCCCCTTCGTAGGACAGCAGCCCCTCGCGCACGTAGAAGCGCAACCACCGGTTGGTGCTCTCACGGGTGAGTCCGCACAGGTTGGCGAGCTCGCCCTGGGTGAGGCGGGAAGCGATGGCCACCCCCTCCCCCTCCGTGCCCGACTGTCCCTGGGACTGGGCCAGATCCAACAAGACGCGCGCCAGCCGGGCCCGTGCGTCCAGGAAGTTGGCGTCGTGCACCACCCGGGTGACCCGCCGCACCATCCGGCTCAGCTCGGCGAGCAGGGCCGGCACCACCTGGGGCCGCTCCTCCAGGAAGCGCTGGAACTCCTCCCGGCGCAGGCTCAACAGCGAGGTCTCCTCGCGAGCCACCGCGTCCGTCGAGCGCGGCTCGCTGTCCAACAATGCCAGCTCTCCAAAGGAGTCCCCCCGCCGCAGGAGCGCCAGGGTGACCTCCTTGCCATCGGCGGAGCTGAGGCGGATGGTCACCTCGCCCTTGCGGATGATGAAGAGGTCCGTTCCCACGTCGCCCTGGTGGAAGACGATCTCCCCCCGGTCGTAGTTCCGCGGTTGAAGACGTGAGGAGAGTCGCTCCAGGTCATCGGACCCGAGAGACGCAAAGAGGGGTACCCGAGAGAGGAGCTCCGAATAGGACATGGCTCGCGGCTTTCATGGTGGGAAACATCCCCACCGTTGCTCATTCTGCCCGGAGCAACGGCTCCCCACCAGGGAGGAGCCGCCCGCTCGTCGTGGCAACAACGATAGGACAGACATCACCACACGGAAACCCCCGGGCCTCCGAGCAGTCGAGCATGCCCGTGAGGGCGGGCATGTGACCCACTCCACACCGGACGTGTCAGACGCATCACAGCCTCGGGAGAAGCGTCATGCGAAAACCGGAATGAAAGCGGACGGAGAGACACATGCCCCCTCCGGAAGGTCCGCGCGAAAGGGATGCCATGCTCGAGACGCTTCGTGAACACAAGGACAGGGCCGCTCAATTCTTCGCCAGTGGAAAGCTCGAGGAGGCACTCGCCGAGTACCAGGTCGTGGTGGAGGCGACTCCGGGAGAGCTGAGCGGCCGTCAGAAGGTGGCCGAGCTGCTCCAACGGCTGGGACGCAAGCAGGAAGCCATCGCGACGTACGAGGAGGTGGCCACCGCCTGGGCCCGGCAGGGCTGGCTGCTGCGCGCCATCGCGATGTGCAAGGTCATCCTCCAGCTCGAGCCGGGCCACGGCCGCACGCAGCGGATGCTCGCGGACCTCTACGCGCGGCGCATGGCGCCCCCACCGCGGCTGACGCCCACGCCGAAGCCGGCGGCGCCCCGGGCCCTGCCCCGCATCCCGCTCTTCTCGCAGCTGAACCAGGAGGCGTTCGTGGCGGTGCTGGAGGAGCTGGCGCTGAAGGTCTTCGCGCCGGGGGACACCATCGTCACGGAGGGCGAGCCAGGCAACTCCCTGTTCGCCATCGTGGAAGGGCGCGCGGACGTGGTGCGGCAGCTGGAGGGAGGCAAGCGGCGGAAGGTGGCCTCGCTGGGCGAGGGCGACTTCTTCGGGGAGATGGCCCTGCTCTCCGCGGGCCCGAGGCTGGCCAGCGTGGTGGCCGCCGAGCGGACCGTGGCGCTGGAGCTGACGCGGGAGCAGGTGGAGCGGCTCGTGCGGCACCACCCCTCGGTGGGCCAGGTGCTGCACACCTTCCACGAGGAGCGCCTGCTGGCCAACGTGCTGCGCTGCAATCCGATCCTCTCCGTCCTCTCGCCCCAGCAGCGCGAGGCCCTGGCCCCTTCCTTCCAGCTCCACTCCGTGGCGGCCGGCCAGAAGCTGCTCGAGCAGGGACAGCCAGGGACGGCCCTGTACCTCATCCTCCGGGGCCAGTGCCGGGTGACGCACCAGCATCCCGATGGGCACGAGAGCCAGTACCCCGTGCTGCGCGAGGGGGACGTGTTCGGCGAGCTGTCCGTGCTGCTCGGCCTGCCCGCCACCGCCACCGTGTCCGCGGACTCCGCCTGCACACTGCTGCGGCTGGACCGGGAGGCCGTCGAGCGTCACGTCCTCGTTCGGGCCGGGGTGCGCGAGGCGCTCTCGCAGCTGAGCTCCGAGCGCCTCCAGCGCACCGCCCGGCTGCTCTCCGGCCACGAGGTGCTCGAGGGCGACCAGCGCGTCTGAGTGGGCCCGGAGCGGGTCTCAGTCCCGGTAGCCGCGCGCCTGCAGGTTGAAGAGGTGCGCGTACCGCCCGTTGCGCGCCATCAGCTCCGCGTGACTGCCCAGCTCCTCCACCGTGCCGTTGTGCAGCACGGCGATGCGGTCCGCCATGCGCACCGTGGAGAACCGGTGGGAGATGACCAGGGCGATGCGGTCCGCCGCCAGCTCCTGGAAGCGCTCGAAGAGCGCGTGCTCCGACTCCGCGTCGATGCTCGCCGTCGGCTCGTCCAGGATGAGCACCTCCGCGTCCTCGCGCATGAAGGCCCGCGCCACCCCGAGCTTCTGCCACTGTCCGCCGCTCAGCTCGTGCCCCTTCTCGAACCAGCCGCCTAGCATCGTGTCGTACTGGCCCGGCAGCGTGGAGATGACGGCGCTCGCCCCGCCCTGCTCCGCCGCGCGGACGATGCGGTCGCGGTCCTCCAGCGCCGGCACGTGCCCCAGTCCGATGTTCTCCGCCACGCTGAACTGGTAGCGCACGAAGTCCTGGAACACCGCCCCGAAGCGCGAGCGCAGATCCTCCGGGTCCATGTCCTTCAGGTTCACCCCGCCGTAGAAGATGTCTCCCTCCGTCGGCTCGTACAGGCGCAGCAGCAGCTTCACCAGCGTGCTCTTTCCCGCCCCGTTCTCACCCACCAGCGCCAGCTTCTCCCCCGGCTCCAACCGCAACGACACGTTCCTCAACGCCCACGCGTCCTTGCCCGGGTAGCGGAACGACACGTCGCGCAGCTCGATGGCGTTGCCCCGGCCCCTCGGTGGCTTCAGCGGAGGCAGCACCCGCGATGACTCCTGCCCCGTCGGTATCTCCAGGTACGCGAACAGGTTGCTCATGAAGAGCGCCCCCTCGTACATGCTGCCCACGCTCGACAGAATCCCCTGGAACGCCGACTGCCCCTGCCGGAACACGGACAGGTACAGCACCATGTCGCCCACCGTGATGGCCCCCAGCGCCGCCCGGTTCGCCACGAACGCGTAGCACCCGTAGAACGCGCCCAGCGACACCAGCCCCAACCCCAGGCCCCACCCCATCCGCTTCATCGCCAGCGCCCGGTCCTCCTGGAAGAACTTCTGGAAGAGCGTCCGGTACCGCCCCAGCACCAGCTGGCCCAGCCCGAACACCTTCACCTCCTTCACGTGGTTGTCCCGCGTGAGGATCCACTCCAGGTAGTTCAGCTTCCGCCCCTCGGGCGCGCGCCACGAGTGCAACCGGAATCCCTCCGCCGCCAGCCGCGCCTCCGCGATGAACGCCGGGATGCTCGCCGCCACCAGCACCACCACGCTCCACGGTGACAGCGACACCAACAGCACCGCGTACGTCGACAGCGTCACCGCGTTGCGCACGATGGAGAACGCATCCATCACCAGCCCCAGCGGCCGGCTGTTCGCCTCGCGCCGCGCGTTCTGCATCTTGTCGTAGGTGTCCGAGTCCTCGAAGTGCCGCAGCTCCAGCTCCAGCGCCTTCTTCAGGATGCGCTCGTTGAGCAGGTTGCCCAGGTTGGCCCGCAGCAGCTCGCGCACCAGCGACAGCGCCCGGTCCAACGTCACCGAGCCCACCATCAACCCGAACTCGAGCAGCACCAGGTGCAGCACCCGCTCCCGCGCCGCCTCGCCCCCGCCCGCGGCCGCCGCCACCACCCCGTCCACGATGAGCTTGCCCACCCAGGCGATCGCCGCCGGCAGCACCGCCGCCACCAGCGTCAGCACCGCCAGCCCCACCGCGCCCCGGGGACTCGACGCCCAGAACAGACGGAAGGTGCCCGGCAGCTGCCGGAAGAGCGTGCCCGCGTTCTTCAGCCGGGCCTTGAGGGATTCGGGAGGACGCGCCGAGCGCGAATACGGGGGAGGCACGCCCTCTGTCTAACCCGGCACTCCGACGTACGCCGCATCTCCCGCGCCGGAGGGGCCCCACCGGAGGGGTTCCCCGCTCCGCATTCCCCTCGGAGGTCACGCCCGCCCGGATGCTCCCCGGGCAACCTCCGGGGCGCACACTCAACTCATGTACACGAGGGCCCCGAGTCCCCGCTCCACGCCCTTGCGCAGGAACGGCTTGAGCAACTCGAAGTGCTCGAGCACGTACCCCAGCGTGTCGTCATCGGCGGGGTCGCGGTCCCAGATGCTCGGGTAGATGTCCAACTCCATCATCTTCGCCGGGTCGAAGCGCTGGCGCAGCGCGTCCGAGCTGATCCCATCGAGGGCCCGGGAGATCTCCGCGAGCTGCTCGGGAGTGAAGGCGCGGGCCGGCCCGTAACCGACATCCTCGTCACCGACCGTCTCGCCGCCCGCGACGATGAAGTTCAGCGGAGGCTTGCCTCCCCAATCCGTGCCCGTGAGCAGGAAGTGGAGGCCATGCCACGCCTTGTCGATATCGAGCACGTCCTCCGAGTTGTCAGCGTCCTCATCGTCGGCATCCTCGAGGAAATCGAACACCTGCTCCGGCGAAGCGAGCAGGGATGAAAGTTGTTCGCGCTGGGCCAGACGAAATACGACGATCATGCTCATGGGGATTCTCCGTGGCGCGCGACTCTATCCCGCCTGCCCGCGCTCATCATAGTGAGATGGCGTGGTCGGCTCTTCCGGAGCGGGGGAGTACGGAGAGGACATGTACAACTGGCTCGCGGGAAGCCTGCTCATCCGCGATGCGCTCGACTGGGGGGCCACCAGCATCCTGGCGGCCGCGCCCGCACTGCATGCTCCGATGAAGACGGCGCTCCGGACCGTGGAGTGACCCGGGCGCCGCCGTCAGTGCCTCATCAACGCTCGGCTTCGGCGTCCGGCACCAGGGCGGTGCCCGCCGTGCCCTTGGCCAGCTCGGCCATGTAGGCCGCGGCCAGCTTCACGAACTTCACCGAGTTCTGCGCGCTCCCGGCCGACTGCGTGAGCGTGTCGCTCGAGGTGTGGATGTACGGGTTGTCCTGGCCCATGAGCGCCTCGAAGGGGATGGAGGCCGCGAAGCCCTGGTTGTGCCAGGAGGCGTGATCCGAGCAGCCGTACCCGCAGCGCGTCGAGGTCGAGGTCACCCCCGGCAGGTACTTGCCGATGAGGCTGGAGAGGAACGAGTTCTGCGCGGCGTTGGTGTAGTCGGACACCAGCACGATGTCGTAGCTGGAGCCGCGGTAGTTGGTCATGTCCAGCTGCAGCACGCCCACCACGTTGGTGCCGCTGCTCTTGTGCTGGGCGGCGATGGCGGCCGAGCCCCTGAGGCCCACCTCCTCGGCGGCGTACGCCATGAACTTCACCGTGCGGGCCGGCTTGTAGCCCTTGAGCATGGCCACGCGGATGACCTCGGTGAGCGAGGCGATGCCCGAGGCGTCATCGTCCGCGCCCGGCGCGCTGGCCGTGGAGCTGCTGCCATTGATGGAGTCCAGGTGTCCGCCGAGCACCACCACCTCGTTGGGCAGCGTGGTGCCCTTGATGGTGAGGATGACGGACGGCTGCAGCCAGGAAGAGTGGTTGAAGAAGGCCACCGACACGTCGCTGCGCGAGCCGGCCAGCGTCGTCCACTGGGTCTTGAGCCAGGTGGCCGCGTCCGCGCCCGACTGCACGTTGTAGCGGCGCGACGTCCACCGCGTCGACAGCGTGCTGATGGTGCTGCGGATGCTGGACTCCTGCACACTGCCCAGCAGCGCGTTCACCGTCGTCGCGTTGTCGATGGTGTAGCTGATGAGGGATTGCACCGGCTTGGGAGAGGTGGAGCTCTCCACCGCCGCCAGCGCATGCTCCTCGGTGTCATGGACGATGAATCCCGCGCACCGGTTGAGCTTGTCGTGCATCGCCGAGGCCAGCTTCTCCAGCTGGGACTCGCGCACGCGCATCACCGCCACCCCGCCTTTCTCGTGCAGCACGGCGGGGGCTACCAGGCCCTGCCCCTGGAACGACTCACGCGCGGGCTCCAACGCGTCCGTTCCAATGGTGACCCACACCTCTTTGTCCTTCTCACCCGCGAACGCGGGGGTGGTGCACACCAACGACAACGCGACCGCTCCGAACTTCGTCATCCTCATACGCTGCTCCTCGGCGGTTGATGCTTCCCCTGTTTTGATTTCCGTGAACCAGAACTTCCCGATTCGCCGGAGGCGCCGTTCTAACCGCTTTCCCGGGGATCAGCTAGATGACTCACAAACATGAGAATGACTTTTTAATAATGAACTCAAAACATTTTGACGCATTTGTGAGAATACCGTGCAGCCGTTCAGGGAACGGGCCGTCCCGCCGAGGCCTCCCAGATGGAGAACCACTGCTGGCGTGACAGCGCGAGCGATTCGCCACGCACCAGCTCACGCAGCCGCTCCACCCTGCTCGAGCCCAGGACCGGCACCGGGCGAGAGGGGTGACGCAGCAGCCAGGCAATGGCGACCGCCCCCAGGTTGTCGTGGCCCTGCTCCGCCGCCAC contains:
- a CDS encoding YfbM family protein, whose protein sequence is MSMIVVFRLAQREQLSSLLASPEQVFDFLEDADDEDADNSEDVLDIDKAWHGLHFLLTGTDWGGKPPLNFIVAGGETVGDEDVGYGPARAFTPEQLAEISRALDGISSDALRQRFDPAKMMELDIYPSIWDRDPADDDTLGYVLEHFELLKPFLRKGVERGLGALVYMS
- a CDS encoding ABC transporter ATP-binding protein, whose product is MPPPYSRSARPPESLKARLKNAGTLFRQLPGTFRLFWASSPRGAVGLAVLTLVAAVLPAAIAWVGKLIVDGVVAAAAGGGEAARERVLHLVLLEFGLMVGSVTLDRALSLVRELLRANLGNLLNERILKKALELELRHFEDSDTYDKMQNARREANSRPLGLVMDAFSIVRNAVTLSTYAVLLVSLSPWSVVVLVAASIPAFIAEARLAAEGFRLHSWRAPEGRKLNYLEWILTRDNHVKEVKVFGLGQLVLGRYRTLFQKFFQEDRALAMKRMGWGLGLGLVSLGAFYGCYAFVANRAALGAITVGDMVLYLSVFRQGQSAFQGILSSVGSMYEGALFMSNLFAYLEIPTGQESSRVLPPLKPPRGRGNAIELRDVSFRYPGKDAWALRNVSLRLEPGEKLALVGENGAGKSTLVKLLLRLYEPTEGDIFYGGVNLKDMDPEDLRSRFGAVFQDFVRYQFSVAENIGLGHVPALEDRDRIVRAAEQGGASAVISTLPGQYDTMLGGWFEKGHELSGGQWQKLGVARAFMREDAEVLILDEPTASIDAESEHALFERFQELAADRIALVISHRFSTVRMADRIAVLHNGTVEELGSHAELMARNGRYAHLFNLQARGYRD
- a CDS encoding M20/M25/M40 family metallo-hydrolase, whose protein sequence is MRMTKFGAVALSLVCTTPAFAGEKDKEVWVTIGTDALEPARESFQGQGLVAPAVLHEKGGVAVMRVRESQLEKLASAMHDKLNRCAGFIVHDTEEHALAAVESSTSPKPVQSLISYTIDNATTVNALLGSVQESSIRSTISTLSTRWTSRRYNVQSGADAATWLKTQWTTLAGSRSDVSVAFFNHSSWLQPSVILTIKGTTLPNEVVVLGGHLDSINGSSSTASAPGADDDASGIASLTEVIRVAMLKGYKPARTVKFMAYAAEEVGLRGSAAIAAQHKSSGTNVVGVLQLDMTNYRGSSYDIVLVSDYTNAAQNSFLSSLIGKYLPGVTSTSTRCGYGCSDHASWHNQGFAASIPFEALMGQDNPYIHTSSDTLTQSAGSAQNSVKFVKLAAAYMAELAKGTAGTALVPDAEAER